One genomic region from Macadamia integrifolia cultivar HAES 741 unplaced genomic scaffold, SCU_Mint_v3 scaffold823, whole genome shotgun sequence encodes:
- the LOC122070102 gene encoding uncharacterized protein LOC122070102 produces MRIEFEEALHAPVHRYNDDSDDDSDDPVYVPDDIETEQEARQWRQVQALSQQSLHKETERRRHGGAGPSKAGGSGSSQNPLPFRRSHSTRAAPTPPSPPVVPPRVNPVLQQDPHAYRKKGSKQLKIKEMWEDMKAYVGEAVSKWMLFHSIPTNATTGPYHQPMLDAMAEAGPGIKGPTTYEVMNVYLPKEKADLKAYIDELKVTWKSYRVTIMCDGWTGPTRKSIINFMVYCDGRTIFLTSSDASKERNDVKYIYKLLKDVVEEVGIQNVVQIVTDNGSNYKKARIKMMNNPRFQLFWNPCAAHCIDLMLKDMGKLKIVHTVVERARQVSTFVYDHEFSLNLLREKCRGDLVRPGLTRFATNYIALQSFESKKVCLRSMFASKEWFGWREAGSAGGREAQATISSKEFWRQLGKVVKILTPIVGVLKLGDSAFKPTLPSLWAAITMMKENVYATNPCGSRKFVEIIEDRWERQLSHPLHKAGKQS; encoded by the coding sequence ATGAGGATAGAGTTTGAGGAGGCACTACATGCTCCCGTGCATCGATataatgatgatagtgatgatgacagtgatgacCCGGTGTATGTGCCTGatgacatagaaactgagcAAGAGGCTAGGCAATGGCGGCAGGTGCAAGCATTGAGCCAACAGAGTCTTCATAAGGAGACGGAAAGGCGTAGACATGGAGGAGCTGGTCCATCTAAAGCTGGAGGTAGTGGATCTTCACAGAACCCTTTGCCCTTTAGGAGATCACATAGTACAAGGGCAGCCCCAACTCCACCTTCACCTCCAGTGGTTCCACCTCGTGTGAACCCCGTGCTACAACAGGATCCCCATGCGTACAGGAAAAAGGGTAGTAAGCAACTCAAGATAAAAGAGATGTGGGAAGACATGAAGGCTTATGTTGGGGAGGCAGTGTCTAAGTGGATGTTATTTCATAGCATCCCAACAAACGCCACCACAGGTCCCTATCACCAGCCGATGCTTGATGCTATGGCTGAGGCCGGTCCAGGGATAAAGGGGCCGACTACATATGAGGTGATGAATGTATATTTGCCTAAGGAGAAGGCTGACTTGAAAGCATATATTGATGAGTTAAAAGTTACGTGGAAGAGCTATAGGGTAACCataatgtgtgatggttggacagGGCCCACGAGaaagtccatcatcaattttatggtttattgtgATGGTAGAACCATTTTCTTGACGTCtagtgatgcatccaaggaaagaaatgatgtaaaatatatttacaagcttTTGAAGGATGTTGTGGAAGAAGTTGGAATACAAAATGTTGTTCAGATTGTGACTGACAATGGAAGTAACTACAAGAAAGCCAGaattaaaatgatgaacaacccTAGATTCCAACTCTTTTGGAATCCTTGTGCAGCACATTGCATTGATCTAATGTTGAAGGATATGGGGAAACTTAAAATTGTGCATACGGTGGTTGAAAGGGCTAGGCAAGTGAGCACATTTGTCTATGATCATGAGTTTTCATTGAACCTATTGAGGGAGAAGTGCAGGGGTGACTTGGTTAGGCCCGGTCTCACAAGATTTGCTACCAACTATATTGCACTCCAAAGTTTTGAATCTAAGAAAGTTTGTCTTCGATCCATGTTCGCATCTAAGGAGTGGTTTGGTTGGAGGGAAGCAGGATCAGCTGGTGGTAGGGAGGCACAGGCAACCATTTCATCAAAGGAGTTTTGGAGACAATTGGGTAAAGTGGTTAAAATCTTGACACCAATTGTTGGCGTGTTGAAGTTGGGGGATTCTGCTTTCAAACCCACCTTGCCAAGCCTGTGGGCTGCTATtacaatgatgaaggaaaatgtcTATGCTACCAACCCATGTGGAAGTAGAAAATTTGTGGAAATAATAGAAGACCGTTGGGAGCGCCAGCTTTCTCATCCTTTGCATAAGGCTGGTAAGCAAAGCTGA